One window of the Corvus moneduloides isolate bCorMon1 chromosome 10, bCorMon1.pri, whole genome shotgun sequence genome contains the following:
- the AP1S3 gene encoding AP-1 complex subunit sigma-3 isoform X1: protein MIHFILLFSRQGKLRLQKWYTTLPDKEKKKIIREIVQIILSRNQKTSSFVDWKDLKLVYKRYASLYFCCAIEDQDNELLTLEVVHRYVELLDRYFGNVCELDIIFNFEKAYFILDEFIIGGEVQETSKKTAVKAIEDSDMLQETVEEYMNKPAF, encoded by the exons ATACACTTTATACTGCTGTTCAGTCGGCAGGGGAAGTTAAGGCTTCAGAAATGGTACACGACGCTACCtgataaagagaagaaaaagatcaTTCGAGAAATTGTTCAGATTATTTTGTCTCGCAATCAAAAAACAAGTAGTTTTGTTGACTGGAAAGACCTCAAGCTTGTTTACAAAAG GTATGCTAGTTTGTATTTCTGCTGTGCAATAGAAGACCAGGATAATGAGCTCCTGACACTAGAGGTCGTACATCGATACGTGGAGCTCCTGGACAGATACTTTGGAAAC GTGTGCGAGCTGGATATTatctttaattttgaaaaagcttACTTTATTCTTGATGAGTTTATAATTGGTGGAGAAGTACAAGAGACTTCAAAGAAGACTGCAGTGAAAGCCATAGAAGACTCTGACATGTTGCAGGAG ACAGTGGAAGAATACATGAACAAGCCTGCATTTTAA
- the AP1S3 gene encoding AP-1 complex subunit sigma-3 isoform X2 yields MLSLPQTSLTPCPTIMPGLEIHFILLFSRQGKLRLQKWYTTLPDKEKKKIIREIVQIILSRNQKTSSFVDWKDLKLVYKRYASLYFCCAIEDQDNELLTLEVVHRYVELLDRYFGNVCELDIIFNFEKAYFILDEFIIGGEVQETSKKTAVKAIEDSDMLQETVEEYMNKPAF; encoded by the exons ATGCTGAGCCTCCCCCAGACCTCACTGACACCATGTCCAACCATCATGCCAGGGCTGG AGATACACTTTATACTGCTGTTCAGTCGGCAGGGGAAGTTAAGGCTTCAGAAATGGTACACGACGCTACCtgataaagagaagaaaaagatcaTTCGAGAAATTGTTCAGATTATTTTGTCTCGCAATCAAAAAACAAGTAGTTTTGTTGACTGGAAAGACCTCAAGCTTGTTTACAAAAG GTATGCTAGTTTGTATTTCTGCTGTGCAATAGAAGACCAGGATAATGAGCTCCTGACACTAGAGGTCGTACATCGATACGTGGAGCTCCTGGACAGATACTTTGGAAAC GTGTGCGAGCTGGATATTatctttaattttgaaaaagcttACTTTATTCTTGATGAGTTTATAATTGGTGGAGAAGTACAAGAGACTTCAAAGAAGACTGCAGTGAAAGCCATAGAAGACTCTGACATGTTGCAGGAG ACAGTGGAAGAATACATGAACAAGCCTGCATTTTAA